In Apium graveolens cultivar Ventura chromosome 10, ASM990537v1, whole genome shotgun sequence, the following are encoded in one genomic region:
- the LOC141690049 gene encoding wall-associated receptor kinase-like 14 isoform X1, whose translation MEITVLVVMFFTVLFLAQPRSSTCCNLHCGTNITVQYPFGFSEGCGIRLDCNDNKTMSLGKIIVKSVTSDNILLHFPANCSRKINESNQLIGPNYAPTKRNNFLIRRCNKPLVNKCLIQANSSLINDHLSASCNDDGVSCYRGEGRSVVNELNMSDCSVLYTSILINSNNNKSADSVVLALEFEVVELEWGIPGNCNCSTDAKCVRVRLEGVNKGFRCQCTEGFEGDGFRGGCRRVVSPSVSYCSASRYISGKCGGTKRVVILAAVAAAGACLIAALALICYYVRRRSTSRKYKMSENRLLGEARNSTVPLFSYKDIERATNAFSEKQKLGTGAYGTVYAGKLHNDEWVAIKKLRHQDTDGIEQIMNEIKLLSSVSHQNLVRLLGCCIENGEQILVYEFMPNGTLAQHLQRERGHVLPWTVRLTIATETALAIAHLHTATHPPIYHRDIKSSNILLDVNFNSKVADFGLSRLGMTDNSHVSTAPQGTPGYVDPQYHQNFHLSDKSDVYSFGVVLVEIVTALKVVDFSRPATEINLAALAIDRIGRGRVDEIIDPLLEPNRDAWTLSSIHKVAELAFRCLAFHRDMRPSMVEVSQELEQIRLGAWAPLDENIGMASSIASSCSSPFDGSEKSQGGATVKKLGVGSRRVVVPHRPIDCLTPMKEVSDSSPISMRDPWSSEQSSPSTNSLLRNIVH comes from the exons ATGGAAATCACCGTGCTTGTTGTTATGTTTTTCACGGTGCTTTTCTTAGCTCAACCGCGTAGCTCTACTTGCTGTAATCTTCACTGCGGTACTAACATTACTGTTCAGTATCCGTTTGGTTTTTCGGAGGGTTGTGGAATTCGTCTAGACTGTAACGATAACAAAACTATGAGTCTCGGAAAAATTATAGTTAAAAGTGTTACTAGTGACAACATATTGCTTCATTTTCCAGCGAATTGTAGCCGCAAAATCAACGAAAGTAATCAGTTGATTGGTCCTAATTACGCGCCTACGAAGCGAAACAATTTTCTAATCAGGAGATGCAATAAGCCACTGGTTAACAAGTGTTTGATACAGGCCAATTCGTCGTTGATAAATGATCATTTATCGGCTAGTTGTAATGATGATGGTGTTAGCTGTTATAGAGGAGAGGGTAGGAGCGTGGTAAATGAGTTGAACATGAGCGACTGTTCTGTATTGTACACATCAATTTTGATTAATTCGAATAATAACAAGAGTGCGGATTCAGTTGTACTGGCTTTGGAGTTTGAGGTAGTGGAGCTGGAGTGGGGGATACCAGGGAATTGTAATTGTTCTACGGATGCGAAATGTGTTCGTGTGAGACTTGAAGGTGTAAACAAGGGATTTCGGTGTCAGTGTACGGAAGGATTTGAAGGCGATGGATTTCGCGGTGGTTGTCGGAGAG TTGTCTCGCCATCAGTTTCCTATTGCAGTGCTTCAAGATACATATCTGGTAAATGTGGTGGAACTAAGAGAGTGGTAATCTTAGCTGCAG TTGCTGCTGCTGGAGCGTGTTTAATTGCTGCCCTTGCTTTGATCTGTTACTATGTGCGAAGACGATCAACTTCTCGGAAATACAAAATGAGTGAAAACCGTCTTTTAGGTGAAGCACGCAACTCCACTGTTCCCCTTTTTTCCTACAAAGATATTGAGAGAGCCACAAATGCGTTTTCTGAGAAACAAAAGCTGGGCACCGGAGCCTATGGTACAGTTTATGCTGGAAAGCTCCATAATGATGAGTGGGTAGCCATTAAGAAGCTAAGGCATCAAGATACTGATGGCATTGAACAGATCATGAACGAGATAAAGCTTCTGTCCTCAGTGAGCCATCAGAATCTAGTTCGTCTTTTGGGTTGCTGTATTGAGAATGGTGAACAGATTCTTGTATATGAGTTCATGCCAAATGGAACTTTAGCACAGCATCTACAGAGAGAAAGGGGCCATGTCCTTCCCTGGACAGTACGCCTGACCATTGCAACTGAGACAGCACTTGCAATTGCTCATCTCCACACAGCTACACACCCCCCTATATACCACAGAGACATTAAATCTAGTAATATACTATTAGATGTAAACTTTAATTCAAAGGTTGCAGATTTCGGTCTTTCTAGACTGGGCATGACAGATAATTCTCATGTTTCAACAGCTCCTCAAGGGACTCCTGGCTATGTTGACCCCCAGTACCATCAAAATTTCCATCTTTCTGATAAAAGCGATGTTTACAGCTTTGGGGTGGTTCTTGTAGAGATTGTTACTGCCTTGAAAGTAGTTGATTTCTCTCGACCTGCTACTGAGATTAATTTAGCTGCACTAGCTATTGACAGGATTGGAAGAGGTCGTGTGGATGAAATAATAGATCCTTTACTAGAGCCAAATAGAGACGCCTGGACACTTTCATCCATTCACAAGGTTGCAGAGTTGGCTTTTAGATGTCTTGCTTTTCATAGAGACATGAGACCTTCTATGGTGGAAGTTTCACAAGAGTTAGAGCAGATCAGACTCGGTGCTTGGGCTCCATTGGACGAGAATATAGGCATGGCTTCATCAATAGCATCCTCATGTTCATCTCCTTTTGATGGAAGTGAGAAGTCACAAGGTGGCGCGACAGTAAAGAAACTAGGGGTTGGAAGTAGAAGGGTAGTTGTCCCACACAGGCCTATAGATTGCCTTACTCCGATGAAAGAGGTAAGTGATAGCTCCCCTATATCTATGCGGGATCCATGGTCAAGTGAACAGAGCTCGCCTTCAACAAATAGTTTGTTGCGTAATATTGTTCATTGA
- the LOC141690050 gene encoding thioredoxin-like protein HCF164, chloroplastic, whose translation MAMTVVSNLVGINKLRPPSFFPSSYPSLHLTKPSRFLHFPPSPTKTLKISCQADPNQNLDSSSSEDELPVEQVSEANGDKNSSDESASTSSTATTGFEFPQYPTKTFNKGIAFVSVLAAVGLFLWGRLDLGVSLKDLSAAALPYEQALSNGKPTVVEFYADWCEVCRELAPDVYKVEQQYKDRVNFVMLNVDNTKWEQELDEFGVEGIPHFAFLDGKGNEEGNVVGRLPSKYLVENVDALAQGKESIPHARVVGQYSSAEQRKVHQVSDPRSHG comes from the exons ATGGCTATGACTGTGGTTTCCAACCTCGTCGGAATCAATAAACTCCGGCCGCCGTCTTTTTTCCCCTCCTCTTATCCATCTCTCCACCTAACCAAACCTTCACGCTTCCTTCATTTCCCTCCCTCTCCTACTAAAACTCTTAAAATTTCCTGCCAAGCAGACCCTAATCAGAACCTCGACTCTTCCTCCTCAgag GATGAGTTGCCTGTAGAGCAGGTTAGTGAGGCCAATGGTGATAAAAATAGCAGCGATGAGTCTGCTTCAACAAGTAGTACAGCAACTACTGGATTTGAATTCCCTCAATACCCAACCAAGACTTTCAATAAAGGGATAGCATTTGTTTCTGTTCTTGCTGCAGTTGGACTCTTCTTATGGGGCCGGTTAGACTTGGGAGTTTCTTTAAAGGACCTCTCTGCCGCAGCATTACCATATGAGCAG GCTCTCTCAAATGGGAAGCCCACTGTTGTAGAGTTTTATGCAGATTGGTGTGAAGTTTGTCGAGAACTAGCTCCAGATGTTTACAAAGTTGAGCAGCAGTACAA GGATCGGGTGAATTTTGTTATGCTAAATGTGGACAACACAAAGTGGGAGCAAGAGCTTGATGAGTTTGGTGTTGAGGGTATTCCACATTTTGCATTCTTGGACGGAAAGGGTAATGAGGAGGGTAATGTTGTAGGCAGGCTGCCAAGCAAGTACCTCGTCGAGAATGTTGATGCCCTTGCCCAAGGAAAAGAATCGATCCCTCATGCTCGTGTTGTGGGACAATACTCGAGTGCTGAACAAAGAAAGGTGCATCAAGTATCTGATCCAAGAAGTCATGGTTAG
- the LOC141690049 gene encoding wall-associated receptor kinase-like 14 isoform X2 produces the protein MEITVLVVMFFTVLFLAQPRSSTCCNLHCGTNITVQYPFGFSEGCGIRLDCNDNKTMSLGKIIVKSVTSDNILLHFPANCSRKINESNQLIGPNYAPTKRNNFLIRRCNKPLVNKCLIQANSSLINDHLSASCNDDGVSCYRGEGRSVVNELNMSDCSVLYTSILINSNNNKSADSVVLALEFEVVELEWGIPGNCNCSTDAKCVRVRLEGVNKGFRCQCTEGFEGDGFRGGCRRVSYCSASRYISGKCGGTKRVVILAAVAAAGACLIAALALICYYVRRRSTSRKYKMSENRLLGEARNSTVPLFSYKDIERATNAFSEKQKLGTGAYGTVYAGKLHNDEWVAIKKLRHQDTDGIEQIMNEIKLLSSVSHQNLVRLLGCCIENGEQILVYEFMPNGTLAQHLQRERGHVLPWTVRLTIATETALAIAHLHTATHPPIYHRDIKSSNILLDVNFNSKVADFGLSRLGMTDNSHVSTAPQGTPGYVDPQYHQNFHLSDKSDVYSFGVVLVEIVTALKVVDFSRPATEINLAALAIDRIGRGRVDEIIDPLLEPNRDAWTLSSIHKVAELAFRCLAFHRDMRPSMVEVSQELEQIRLGAWAPLDENIGMASSIASSCSSPFDGSEKSQGGATVKKLGVGSRRVVVPHRPIDCLTPMKEVSDSSPISMRDPWSSEQSSPSTNSLLRNIVH, from the exons ATGGAAATCACCGTGCTTGTTGTTATGTTTTTCACGGTGCTTTTCTTAGCTCAACCGCGTAGCTCTACTTGCTGTAATCTTCACTGCGGTACTAACATTACTGTTCAGTATCCGTTTGGTTTTTCGGAGGGTTGTGGAATTCGTCTAGACTGTAACGATAACAAAACTATGAGTCTCGGAAAAATTATAGTTAAAAGTGTTACTAGTGACAACATATTGCTTCATTTTCCAGCGAATTGTAGCCGCAAAATCAACGAAAGTAATCAGTTGATTGGTCCTAATTACGCGCCTACGAAGCGAAACAATTTTCTAATCAGGAGATGCAATAAGCCACTGGTTAACAAGTGTTTGATACAGGCCAATTCGTCGTTGATAAATGATCATTTATCGGCTAGTTGTAATGATGATGGTGTTAGCTGTTATAGAGGAGAGGGTAGGAGCGTGGTAAATGAGTTGAACATGAGCGACTGTTCTGTATTGTACACATCAATTTTGATTAATTCGAATAATAACAAGAGTGCGGATTCAGTTGTACTGGCTTTGGAGTTTGAGGTAGTGGAGCTGGAGTGGGGGATACCAGGGAATTGTAATTGTTCTACGGATGCGAAATGTGTTCGTGTGAGACTTGAAGGTGTAAACAAGGGATTTCGGTGTCAGTGTACGGAAGGATTTGAAGGCGATGGATTTCGCGGTGGTTGTCGGAGAG TTTCCTATTGCAGTGCTTCAAGATACATATCTGGTAAATGTGGTGGAACTAAGAGAGTGGTAATCTTAGCTGCAG TTGCTGCTGCTGGAGCGTGTTTAATTGCTGCCCTTGCTTTGATCTGTTACTATGTGCGAAGACGATCAACTTCTCGGAAATACAAAATGAGTGAAAACCGTCTTTTAGGTGAAGCACGCAACTCCACTGTTCCCCTTTTTTCCTACAAAGATATTGAGAGAGCCACAAATGCGTTTTCTGAGAAACAAAAGCTGGGCACCGGAGCCTATGGTACAGTTTATGCTGGAAAGCTCCATAATGATGAGTGGGTAGCCATTAAGAAGCTAAGGCATCAAGATACTGATGGCATTGAACAGATCATGAACGAGATAAAGCTTCTGTCCTCAGTGAGCCATCAGAATCTAGTTCGTCTTTTGGGTTGCTGTATTGAGAATGGTGAACAGATTCTTGTATATGAGTTCATGCCAAATGGAACTTTAGCACAGCATCTACAGAGAGAAAGGGGCCATGTCCTTCCCTGGACAGTACGCCTGACCATTGCAACTGAGACAGCACTTGCAATTGCTCATCTCCACACAGCTACACACCCCCCTATATACCACAGAGACATTAAATCTAGTAATATACTATTAGATGTAAACTTTAATTCAAAGGTTGCAGATTTCGGTCTTTCTAGACTGGGCATGACAGATAATTCTCATGTTTCAACAGCTCCTCAAGGGACTCCTGGCTATGTTGACCCCCAGTACCATCAAAATTTCCATCTTTCTGATAAAAGCGATGTTTACAGCTTTGGGGTGGTTCTTGTAGAGATTGTTACTGCCTTGAAAGTAGTTGATTTCTCTCGACCTGCTACTGAGATTAATTTAGCTGCACTAGCTATTGACAGGATTGGAAGAGGTCGTGTGGATGAAATAATAGATCCTTTACTAGAGCCAAATAGAGACGCCTGGACACTTTCATCCATTCACAAGGTTGCAGAGTTGGCTTTTAGATGTCTTGCTTTTCATAGAGACATGAGACCTTCTATGGTGGAAGTTTCACAAGAGTTAGAGCAGATCAGACTCGGTGCTTGGGCTCCATTGGACGAGAATATAGGCATGGCTTCATCAATAGCATCCTCATGTTCATCTCCTTTTGATGGAAGTGAGAAGTCACAAGGTGGCGCGACAGTAAAGAAACTAGGGGTTGGAAGTAGAAGGGTAGTTGTCCCACACAGGCCTATAGATTGCCTTACTCCGATGAAAGAGGTAAGTGATAGCTCCCCTATATCTATGCGGGATCCATGGTCAAGTGAACAGAGCTCGCCTTCAACAAATAGTTTGTTGCGTAATATTGTTCATTGA
- the LOC141692244 gene encoding NASP-related protein sim3: protein MSEEITKSETLATEEPKSASVEATIESNAVGGTESTCNTTKQPVGESSDPENVNSLKQADELMEKGALASKDRDYAEASDCYSRALEIRASVYGELAPECVDAYYKYGRALLYKAQDEADILGDMPKKEEKTQANSDKDGSLKSVKSGESSSTSVVVDANNNGGSTQQDEVLNDGDAGKDECENDSGSDTEDLGEADEDESDLDLAWKMLDIARAIVEKDSADTMEKVEILSALAEVSLEREDIEASISDYLKALSMLERLAEPDSRHIASLNFRICLCLEIGSKTQEAIPYCEKAISVCKSRIQRLTNEAQKSSASDSPVSNQSVEISSSVPVESAADKVEEIETLNSLLGDLEKKLEDMQLLALNPTEPVLPDLMALLAAKAKEIQKGASSAGIGSSQFGTATSGNLDSPTISTAHTNGAAEVTHLGVVGRGVKRVVMYSESTESVPMKKPALDPAADKADDKTS from the exons ATGTCCGAAGAAATCACGAAATCAGAAACCCTAGCAACCGAGGAACCCAAATCAGCTTCAGTAGAAGCAACTATCGAATCCAATGCCGTCGGTGGCACCGAATCAACTTGCAACACTACAAAGCAGCCCGTCGGTGAGAGCTCGGACCCCGAGAATGTCAATTCGTTGAAGCAGGCTGATGAATTGATGGAGAAAGGTGCCTTAGCTTCTAAGGACCGTGATTATGCTGAAGCCTCTGATTGTTATAGCCGTGCCCTAGAAATAAg AGCGTCAGTTTATGGTGAACTTGCTCCCGAATGTGTCGATGCTTACTACAAGTATGGTCGTGCACTGCTATATAAAGCTCAGGATGAGGCTGATATACTAGGTGATATGCCAAAAAAAGAGGAGAAAACTCAAGCAAATTCTGACAAAGATGGATCTTTAAAGAGTGTAAAGAGTGGCGAATCTTCTTCAACATCTGTTGTAGTTGATGCTAACAATAATGGGGGTTCAACACAGCAGGATGAAGTGCTCAATGATG GTGATGCTGGGAAAGATGAGTGTGAGAATGACAGCGGAAGTGATACAGAGGACCTTGGTGAAGCAGACGAGGATGAATCTGACCTAGATTTGGCATGGAAAATGCTGGATATAGCCAGAGCAATTGTTGAAAAAGACTCTGCTGACACAATGGAAAAGGTTGAGATACTATCAGCTCTAGCAGAGGTTTCTCTGGAAAGAG AGGATATCGAAGCTTCCATTAGCGATTATTTGAAAGCTCTGTCAATGTTAGAACGCCTAGCTGAACCAGATAGTCGACATATTGCTTCACT AAATTTCAGAATATGTCTGTGCTTAGAAATTGGATCAAAAACGCAGGAAGCAATCCCGTATTGCGAAAAGGCTATTTCAGTTTGCAAGTCCAGAATTCAGCGGCTGACGAATGAAGCACAGAAATCATCAGCTTCAGATTCTCCTGTATCAAATCAGAGTGTTGAGATCTCTTCTAGCGTGCCTGTTGAATCTGCTGCAGATAAAGTTGAAGAGATCGAGACACTTAACAGCCTATTAGGTGATCTGGAAAAAAAG CTTGAAGATATGCAGCTGCTTGCATTAAATCCTACAGAACCTGTACTCCCAGATTTGATGGCACTACTTGCTGCCAAGGCCAAAGAAATTCAGAAGGGTGCTTCTTCTGCTGGGATAGGCTCCTCGCAGTTTGGTACTGCTACTTCTGGTAATCTGGATTCCCCTACTATTTCCACAGCTCACACGAATGGGGCTGCAGAAGTAACACATCTTGGTGTGGTGGGGAGAGGAGTCAAGAGAGTCGTGATGTACTCAGAATCAACCGAGTCTGTTCCAATGAAAAAGCCTGCATTGGATCCAGCAGCAGACAAGGCAGATGACAAGACCTCTTGA
- the LOC141690049 gene encoding wall-associated receptor kinase-like 14 isoform X3, which produces MEITVLVVMFFTVLFLAQPRSSTCCNLHCGTNITVQYPFGFSEGCGIRLDCNDNKTMSLGKIIVKSVTSDNILLHFPANCSRKINESNQLIGPNYAPTKRNNFLIRRCNKPLVNKCLIQANSSLINDHLSASCNDDGVSCYRGEGRSVVNELNMSDCSVLYTSILINSNNNKSADSVVLALEFEVVELEWGIPGNCNCSTDAKCVRVRLEGVNKGFRCQCTEGFEGDGFRGGCRRVAAAGACLIAALALICYYVRRRSTSRKYKMSENRLLGEARNSTVPLFSYKDIERATNAFSEKQKLGTGAYGTVYAGKLHNDEWVAIKKLRHQDTDGIEQIMNEIKLLSSVSHQNLVRLLGCCIENGEQILVYEFMPNGTLAQHLQRERGHVLPWTVRLTIATETALAIAHLHTATHPPIYHRDIKSSNILLDVNFNSKVADFGLSRLGMTDNSHVSTAPQGTPGYVDPQYHQNFHLSDKSDVYSFGVVLVEIVTALKVVDFSRPATEINLAALAIDRIGRGRVDEIIDPLLEPNRDAWTLSSIHKVAELAFRCLAFHRDMRPSMVEVSQELEQIRLGAWAPLDENIGMASSIASSCSSPFDGSEKSQGGATVKKLGVGSRRVVVPHRPIDCLTPMKEVSDSSPISMRDPWSSEQSSPSTNSLLRNIVH; this is translated from the exons ATGGAAATCACCGTGCTTGTTGTTATGTTTTTCACGGTGCTTTTCTTAGCTCAACCGCGTAGCTCTACTTGCTGTAATCTTCACTGCGGTACTAACATTACTGTTCAGTATCCGTTTGGTTTTTCGGAGGGTTGTGGAATTCGTCTAGACTGTAACGATAACAAAACTATGAGTCTCGGAAAAATTATAGTTAAAAGTGTTACTAGTGACAACATATTGCTTCATTTTCCAGCGAATTGTAGCCGCAAAATCAACGAAAGTAATCAGTTGATTGGTCCTAATTACGCGCCTACGAAGCGAAACAATTTTCTAATCAGGAGATGCAATAAGCCACTGGTTAACAAGTGTTTGATACAGGCCAATTCGTCGTTGATAAATGATCATTTATCGGCTAGTTGTAATGATGATGGTGTTAGCTGTTATAGAGGAGAGGGTAGGAGCGTGGTAAATGAGTTGAACATGAGCGACTGTTCTGTATTGTACACATCAATTTTGATTAATTCGAATAATAACAAGAGTGCGGATTCAGTTGTACTGGCTTTGGAGTTTGAGGTAGTGGAGCTGGAGTGGGGGATACCAGGGAATTGTAATTGTTCTACGGATGCGAAATGTGTTCGTGTGAGACTTGAAGGTGTAAACAAGGGATTTCGGTGTCAGTGTACGGAAGGATTTGAAGGCGATGGATTTCGCGGTGGTTGTCGGAGAG TTGCTGCTGCTGGAGCGTGTTTAATTGCTGCCCTTGCTTTGATCTGTTACTATGTGCGAAGACGATCAACTTCTCGGAAATACAAAATGAGTGAAAACCGTCTTTTAGGTGAAGCACGCAACTCCACTGTTCCCCTTTTTTCCTACAAAGATATTGAGAGAGCCACAAATGCGTTTTCTGAGAAACAAAAGCTGGGCACCGGAGCCTATGGTACAGTTTATGCTGGAAAGCTCCATAATGATGAGTGGGTAGCCATTAAGAAGCTAAGGCATCAAGATACTGATGGCATTGAACAGATCATGAACGAGATAAAGCTTCTGTCCTCAGTGAGCCATCAGAATCTAGTTCGTCTTTTGGGTTGCTGTATTGAGAATGGTGAACAGATTCTTGTATATGAGTTCATGCCAAATGGAACTTTAGCACAGCATCTACAGAGAGAAAGGGGCCATGTCCTTCCCTGGACAGTACGCCTGACCATTGCAACTGAGACAGCACTTGCAATTGCTCATCTCCACACAGCTACACACCCCCCTATATACCACAGAGACATTAAATCTAGTAATATACTATTAGATGTAAACTTTAATTCAAAGGTTGCAGATTTCGGTCTTTCTAGACTGGGCATGACAGATAATTCTCATGTTTCAACAGCTCCTCAAGGGACTCCTGGCTATGTTGACCCCCAGTACCATCAAAATTTCCATCTTTCTGATAAAAGCGATGTTTACAGCTTTGGGGTGGTTCTTGTAGAGATTGTTACTGCCTTGAAAGTAGTTGATTTCTCTCGACCTGCTACTGAGATTAATTTAGCTGCACTAGCTATTGACAGGATTGGAAGAGGTCGTGTGGATGAAATAATAGATCCTTTACTAGAGCCAAATAGAGACGCCTGGACACTTTCATCCATTCACAAGGTTGCAGAGTTGGCTTTTAGATGTCTTGCTTTTCATAGAGACATGAGACCTTCTATGGTGGAAGTTTCACAAGAGTTAGAGCAGATCAGACTCGGTGCTTGGGCTCCATTGGACGAGAATATAGGCATGGCTTCATCAATAGCATCCTCATGTTCATCTCCTTTTGATGGAAGTGAGAAGTCACAAGGTGGCGCGACAGTAAAGAAACTAGGGGTTGGAAGTAGAAGGGTAGTTGTCCCACACAGGCCTATAGATTGCCTTACTCCGATGAAAGAGGTAAGTGATAGCTCCCCTATATCTATGCGGGATCCATGGTCAAGTGAACAGAGCTCGCCTTCAACAAATAGTTTGTTGCGTAATATTGTTCATTGA